From Tachysurus fulvidraco isolate hzauxx_2018 chromosome 10, HZAU_PFXX_2.0, whole genome shotgun sequence, one genomic window encodes:
- the amfra gene encoding autocrine motility factor receptor a, with product MPLVFLERFPWPSLRTYTVLSVVLLAGTLFSSYTTEAPSAEDQSSSIDDIKVKQADSNDSLINYILRNLITDSLFVWVLVNTACCVLMLIAKVIQCIVFGPLRVSEKQHLKDKFWNFIFYKFIFIFGVLNVQTVEEVVLWCLWFAVLIFLHLMVQLCKDRFEYLSFSPTTPMSSHVRVLALLVSMLLCCGGLAVLCIPGDYLQNMHSVAFMAAECLLVTVRTGHVITRYSIHLWDLNHEGTWESKGTYVYYTDFIMELTLLCLDLMHHIHMLLFGNIWLSMASLVIFMQLRYLFHEVQRRIRRHKNYLRVIDNMESRFAVATPDELLANNDDCAICWDSMTSARKLPCGHLFHSSCLRSWLEQDTSCPTCRTSLNINEGVREREVGQRAPADDNMAAAPVNDVRPHLNQHNHFFHFDGSRIASWLPSFSVEVMHTTNILSIAQVNNSQLSTMAHQIQEMFPQVPYHLVLHDLQLTRSVEVTTDNILEGRIQVPFPAQSLERPPVQESSAPEESVGASGDSEPTVETEDLEVRGSRFSKSSDERERMLRQRKEELLHRARRRYLTKSNVDDAFFFSVADSKEEDDNVVPALEEEGFISDTVTVRRRMLAAAAERRIHRHSDTPI from the exons ATGCCTTTGGTGTTTCTGGAGAGATTTCCATGGCCCAGTTTGCGGACTTACACTGTTTTGAGTGTAGTGCTGCTGGCTGGGACTTTGTTCAGTTCCTACACGACTGAAGCTCCATCTGCAGAAGATCAGAGCAGCTCTATAGATGACATTAAAGTGAAGCAAGCTGACAGTAATGACAGTCTGATCAACTATATACTGCGCAATCTCATCACTGACAGCTTGTTTGTTTGG GTTCTAGTGAATACTGCTTGCTGTGTCCTTATGCTGATTGCCAAAGTGATACAGTGCATTGTTTTCGGTCCTCTGAGGGTCAGTGAGAAACAG CACTTGAAGGACAAGTTCTGGAACTTCATCTTTTATAAATTCATCTTCATATTTGGGGTGCTGAATGTGCAGACCGTTGAAGAGGTGGTGCTGTGGTGTTTATGGTTTGCTGTTCTAATCTTCCTTCATCTCATGGTCCAACTCTGTAAAGATCGCTTTGAATAT CTGTCTTTTTCTCCAACAACTCCAATGAGCAGTCATGTGCGAGTTCTGGCCCTGCTGGTGTCCATGCTGCTGTGCTGTGGGGGTCTAGCGGTGCTCTGTATCCCTGGTGACTATCTCCAGAACATGCATTCTGTTGCTTTTATGGCTGCTGAG TGTTTACTTGTTACTGTGCGCACTGGACATGTTATTACGAG GTACTCGATTCACTTGTGGGACCTGAACCATGAAGGCACCTGGGAAAGCAAAGGCACATATGTCTACTATACTGACTTCATTATGGAGCTCACTCTCCTCTGCCTAGACCTGATGCATCACATCCACATGCTG CTCTTTGGAAATATCTGGCTGTCGATGGCCAGCCTGGTGATCTTTATGCAGCTTCGCTACCTCTTCCATGAGGTGCAGAGGAGAATCCGTCGCCACAAGAACTACTTGCGTGTCATTGACAATATGGAGTCCAG ATTTGCAGTAGCAACTCCAGATGAGCTTCTTGCCAATAATGATGACTGTGCAATCTGCTGGGACTCTATGACCTCAGCACGGAAATTGCCCTGCGGACACCTTTTTCATAG TTCATGTCTGCGCTCATGGCTAGAGCAAGACACATCCTGTCCAACATGCCGCACGTCACTGAACATTAACGAGGgcgtgagagagagggaggttgGGCAGAGGGCACCAGCTGATGACAACATGGCGGCAGCGCCTGTAAATGATGTCCGGCCTCACCTCAACCAGCACAACCATTTCTTTCACTTTGATG GCTCACGAATTGCTAGCTGGCTTCCAAGCTTCTCTGTGGAAGTTATGCATACAACCAACATCCTGAGCATTGCTCAAGTCAACAACTCGCAGCTCAGTACAATG GCCCATCAGATACAGGAGATGTTCCCTCAGGTTCCTTACCATTTGGTGCTGCATGATTTGCAGCTCACTCGCTCTGTGGAAGTCACAACTGACAACATCCTGGAGGGTAGGATTCAGGTGCCCTTCCCTGCCCAG TCCCTGGAGCGACCACCTGTTCAGGAGAGCTCAGCCCCAGAAGAGTCTGTAGGAGCCAGTGGGGATTCAGAGCCAACCGTAGAGACAGAGGACCTTGAGGTGCGAGGCAGCCGCTTCTCAAAATCttcagatgagagagagaggatgctGCGCCAGAGGAAAGAGGAGCTGCTGCATAGAGCACGCAG ACGCTATCTGACAAAAAGCAATGTAGACgacgctttttttttctctgttgctGACTCTAAAGAGGAGGATGATAACGTCGTACCCGCTCTTGAAGAAGAGGGCTTCATTTCAGACACTGTGACTGTTCGGCGCAGGATGCTGGCAGCTGCAGCCGAGCGACGTATACACAGGCATTCAGACACACCCATCTGA